The genomic window ACACAGGTCAGTGTCCGACAGACAGGAACTCAAATGTAGACAAATGGATAGGTTTTTACAACTTGAGAAGAAAGTCATAAATGATAATCAAAGGCACACATACAGGAACTAATGTCTGGACTCGTGGGTTTTACCGTCTTAACAATTTACGTCCATGGCCATTAACAAGAGAAATTTATACATTATTATAAAGACACTTTGTCCTTGATCATCCAAGTTTACATGCCTTGTACAGCTTTTATCTACTTTAGTTTAGATGGTAATACATGTACAcaaagaaaatagtaaaagtagCTGTTATTTATTTACCCCTTTTCCCCGTTTGACAGGTTGTGTAATATCTGAATGAATAAACTTGACTGTACTACGCAGGTATCCTGGATCTATGAGCCCAAGGAGGGCGAGAGGCTCAACATCGCCGTTTACCACCCTAGTTTTGGGGCAAGTTACCCCACATCGCCCCTGAAGGGGCGTGTCAGCTTCACGACGAACCCCCCCTCCCTCAGCAACCCCTCCATCCAGATCTCGGACGTCAAGATGACTGACGAGGGGAAATACATCTGTGAATACGCCACCTACCCCAGCGGCAACGAACAGGGCGTCACCTCCCTCGTCATGCTAGGTAGGACcgtatgtgtgtctttctttagggtgtgtgtgtttgtgtggtctgttATGTGTGTGTATCCACGTTCTATTATGTATCTGTGTGTAAGTGCTCTCgtgcctccccctccccccatcccatCCGACCTCTACCCTACAGGTTCAAATCCTGTCCATGCAGCTTAATTGCTATTATAAATGGTATTGTCAGATCAATTGTGTTTTTGTTAATGCGTTAGAACCATTGCTCTAACCTTGGTGCAGCTCTCCCCTCGGGCGTTTATTGATCCGGCTGCTTGTCATGCTTGGTGTCGGCTCTTTTCCTGATCACTGTACTCACGTTCAACAcccatggagagactgggagagggagaacaAACAGATAAAGGTTGTCTTGTTTTCTCCGGTCTCGTCGTTTATCAATATTGGTGTTCATTCATTattctctcttccctccatccctccatcagcCAAACCCAGGAACTCTGCCTCCGGGGTAACAGCGATAGCCTCCACTGTCGCCGCGGGAGCCAAGCCAGTTGTCGTGGCCCGCTGTGAGTCGGTCGACGGTCGCCCTGCTGCCCAGATCGCCTGGGTGACGGCTGTCAACGGCAACGCTACCTCCGCCTCTAAGGCGGGCGTTGACAACACCGTGACGGTATCCAGCGAGTACATGCTGGTTCCCACAGCAGCAGACAACGGCAAAGACATCAGCTGTGTGGTGTCCCACCGGACCCAGGCCAAGCCTGAGAGCTTCCTGATGAAACTGACCATAGAGTGTAAGGCCGCTgcacacactggtacacacacacacgcacacttacTCATGCAGACCGTATTCTCAGACCTTTTTAATGTTGTCATGCATATGCGTCAGAATACAATTATTTCCTCCCTGTAGGAAGTAACACTAattaacctctctctccccctctctctctttctctatccctaccccctctctctccctcagaccCCCCACAGGTGACCATCGGGGGCTATGATGATAACTGGTACGTGGGTCGGACCAACGTGGCTCTGACCTGTCAGGCTACTGGCAACCCCATCCCTACCACCCTCACATGGAAAACGTGAGTGTCAGTCCGTCTCTTTGTCAGTCTCGGTCTCTCTCGTTCTTTATCACTCCATCCACAGGCCACTATAAACCACAGATAGTATTATGATCATAATGATCAACTCTACAGCCAATGGCCTCTTATCTTATtccatagtggagtttgactCCAGGTTCAACCCCAGTAGAAACAATAAGCCATGCGGTGTCCTGACTGGCTGGTTCAAAGTCAGTTACTTGTATTATGTTTTTATAGGTACGAAAAGGTGAAAGTTGAAAGTAGGGAGATCTGAGCCAGGTTCCAATACTTAtgttttcctccctctcttccaccctctcctcctcctcctccactctccctctacTCCCAGTATGACCGGTCAGATGCCAGACACAGTGCAGATAAAAGAAAATGTGCTGACCGTGCTGAAGGTGGATGAGCAGACCAACACAACCTTTGTCTGCGAGGTCAAGAACCGCCTGGGCACCGGCAAGGACCAGGTCACTGTTATGGTCAGAGGTGAGTcaacacacacctgaacacacacgCTTGAAATGACTGTAATCATACACATGTGCATGCTATGCTACaaacacacctggacacacacctGAAAACACACTTACTATACATGCAGGCATGccgggttaacacacacacacacacacacagagggtgtgGTGACGCTTTCCTGTACTGTAGGGGTCAGGTAGAAGCATGCTCTGTCCCTGGGGTTAGTGGTGGGGCGTGTTTGGTGTGAGCCAGTTTACTGGGCCTCTATACCTCCGTTTGGGTTTTCCATCTATCCATCTTCTACCCTTTGAAACCTTATCACTCCTCTCTTTCTGTTCATACCTATGGATCCTGTGATGTTTGAGCTCTACTCGTCTGTTCATCTACTGGTAGAATGGATTGAATCATCATCAGAGACAGTTTCAAGTCTCTGTACACTTGCAGGCTTAGTTTATTGAGGGTACGGTTTGCATTGGACTGGACTGAAAGGCAACCCCATGGCCTTGCTATCTCCTTGTTGTGTACTGTGACAAACTCCATTATGGAATAAGATAAGAGGCCATTGGCTGTAGAGTTGATCATTATGATCATAATACTATCTGTGGTTTATAGTGGCCTGTGGATGGAGTGATAAAGAACGAGAGAGACCGAGACTGACAAAGAGACGGACTGACACTCACGTTTTCCATGTGAGGGTGGTAGGGATGGGGTTGCCAGTAGCCTGACAGGTCAGAGCCACGTTGGTCCGACCCACGTACCAGTTATCATCATAGCCCCCGATGGTCACCTGTGGGGggtctgagggagagagagggggtagggataGATCCACACTGCACCACTTGAAAGAGGGATGTTCCGTGTTCGGTCGACCGCGCCCGTTTAAATAAAGAACACtgtccatctatccctccatccctctacagCTTTAGCTTTCCCCTCCACGAGTTccaccttgctctctctctctctcttataaaAAATACATCCACCCCCCCGATCTGCACTTTACCTGAAGTCGTTTTGTGCTGACACGGGGGAATGCAGGACAAATGGATAAAAAGTGCAATTCACTGGTGAATGTGTTTTAAAAAccaccattcctcctcctctcctctcctccctccctccctccctcgctcgctCCGTCCCTCACCTCCCCATGGTACTAATGTGTTCTCTCTGATGGGCCACTAGCGTCTCTCTGGGACATAACGGACGTCCCCATGCAGGCCCACTGGGTATTACAGGCCTGGGTATGGGTACAGGACAGGCGGCtggggggagggaggtagagagaggaggggagaaaaaTGGGGAGGGGTGATGGAGAGACTGAAATGGGGAGAGattgggagagagaaaggggaaggaTTGGAagagggtagaggggtagagagagtgtCTGTTTTTAGAAtaaagagggaggtgagaggggaacAGGATGCTGATGGCATTTAAAACCCCTATGGGAATCTATGGCactgcttctcctctctctctatgattTGTGTGTGAGCGAGCAGGCTGACAgtgctgtgagtgtgtgtgtagcggAGGTGCTGTAGTGtagtctctctctatcctctctgaGCGGATCAGTCTGTCTCTGCTGCTTCAGCTCCTGGCTGCTTCTCCTTcttaactccctccctcctgtcctccctccctccctccctccctctcctccccctcatcatCCTGTCTCCCATAAACTCTGCTGTCCATCATCCTGTCTCCCAGAATTGTTAatttcctgtcctccctctctctcctcctcttcggtCCGTCACCCCTACATTCCCTCTTCTTTCCCTCTTAACTCCCTGTCTttcttcttctccccctcccccttcatCTCTCCTGCTATACTCCCCTCCCTTATTGTTTCTTGTCCTGTCCAgtcatctccctcttctctccttttctcctgtcATTCCCCCTCCTCAGTGAGTAAGAGAGTCAAAAGGGGGATGAATGAACTGAGTGcaggcacacacagagagagacggagagaggtaGTGTAAAAACCGATGGAGTGCTAATGCAGTGGAGCTGTGTCCAAACAGGGCTGAGAGGGGGCGATGGGTGTGAAATGACCAGCGTCTGGTCTGGACCAGGCTATAGCAGGCTCCTGCTGCTGCCCCTGTCCTGCTCCTGTCCTGCCCCCAGCTGTGTGACAACTGACTCACAGAGCCCTGCACAGGGTTATGAGCTGACCTGGGACCTGTCtattttgtctgtctgtgtccctgcCCCTGGTCCGGTCCTCTCTAACTAGCCTCAATCCCAGGGAAGAACGGaaggatggggagggagaggccatctcactctccctcccttctcccccttctctctgtcaGTGTTCCTATCATGCTCCTACAGCGCTGTACTGATCTGTGCTCAGTGGAGAGACATGCCGTTAGCCATCTCTGagaccccctctctctgtctctcttaaaTACCAGCCCACAGCACTGAGCCTGTCTCCCTTTCCCCTCGATCTCCCTCtcaccccattctctctctctctctctcccttcctttctctctcatacctctctctcgctccctctcatcccccttttccctctccccctatctctctctctctctcatcctgctGAGCTGGTCTCTCCTTCTCTTAACGTTTAAATACCAGCTCTCTTAATCACTGCTTAGCTCCCCCGATCCTGCACTGGAACCTGCTCCGCCGCGGTTAGCTAACCCACTTTCTGCCATCCCCACTGTCTCCAATCCCTATTCCCATGCACTGGTGTCACATCAAAATCCTTCCCCACCCGTTCAGAAGACTAACCTTTTTCCTTTCCGTTTCACATATTCCCCTGTAGTGGTGTCACATAAAAATTAGCCCCCCTTCAGAAGATGAACCTCCTCCGTTCCGCTTCcccccagtctgtctgtctctggccaTTTGTACAGAGAGGGGGAACAGATCTAATGTAGTCTGTTCCTCTCCAGCCTCCAGGCCTGACTGGCCCTCTGATgacatccatccacccctcattAAGACATGGTCAAGACCAGATACATGTATAATACTGTATAAATAGTCTGATCCAGACCATTCAATAAGTCACATTCTGTACTGCTGCAaactcaccatctctctctctgtgaagaaACCAGCCAAAAACCAACCAATCCATCTTCTCCcataatataatgtaatgtaatatatgCCCATGCATCactgagtggtgtgtgtggttgGGGGTTGCTGCTGCATGTCTTTGGGAGGCGGGCGGCAGCAGGCTTTATTTCCGCCTCATCTCTCTCATTACTTGCGGTTACTTGGAGCTTATGGTCATGCATGACGCAATCTATAAAAGGCATCATGTTTTCCTCAACCAGTGGGATTTGTGCTGGAGCTACGCAT from Coregonus clupeaformis isolate EN_2021a chromosome 17, ASM2061545v1, whole genome shotgun sequence includes these protein-coding regions:
- the LOC121585391 gene encoding nectin-2-like isoform X1, whose product is MAREDARSWHEFTKMIGLFSLVTLLTFQGAVSQQVKVEPEVMSYPSQAVNLRCAFTDAGGIQLTQVSWIYEPKEGERLNIAVYHPSFGASYPTSPLKGRVSFTTNPPSLSNPSIQISDVKMTDEGKYICEYATYPSGNEQGVTSLVMLAKPRNSASGVTAIASTVAAGAKPVVVARCESVDGRPAAQIAWVTAVNGNATSASKAGVDNTVTVSSEYMLVPTAADNGKDISCVVSHRTQAKPESFLMKLTIEYPPQVTIGGYDDNWYVGRTNVALTCQATGNPIPTTLTWKTMTGQMPDTVQIKENVLTVLKVDEQTNTTFVCEVKNRLGTGKDQVTVMVREPSMVPSNAGVVAGAVIGSLLVLLLVAALIAVLVTRSRRQQQGYRSNPNHSSYDIKSRIFGSGKKGSKNGTGAGAGGNGAGGNNNSPIYVYREGSAHDGMTEKANHHVPLHLGGRGEGGVGTAPTAQDILLSSELDEAERRKFDQLEDDEESYDHFGGGGPILQLRPPHDQDGIIGGYLDDDMESQRDGSVISRTAVYV
- the LOC121585391 gene encoding nectin-2-like isoform X2, translating into MAREDARSWHEFTKMIGLFSLVTLLTFQGAVSQQVKVEPEVMSYPSQAVNLRCAFTDAGGIQLTQVSWIYEPKEGERLNIAVYHPSFGASYPTSPLKGRVSFTTNPPSLSNPSIQISDVKMTDEGKYICEYATYPSGNEQGVTSLVMLAKPRNSASGVTAIASTVAAGAKPVVVARCESVDGRPAAQIAWVTAVNGNATSASKAGVDNTVTVSSEYMLVPTAADNGKDISCVVSHRTQAKPESFLMKLTIEYPPQVTIGGYDDNWYVGRTNVALTCQATGNPIPTTLTWKTMTGQMPDTVQIKENVLTVLKVDEQTNTTFVCEVKNRLGTGKDQVTVMVRGTQKPVKGPATGGIIGGIIGVVLLLAIIGSVVVMVRKKRNQNNGDGPPKHKPPPPKKQQTTSSSTDRLNTSRDPVESEDGPVDHLYYAPQNAEPSTDLDAYSDEEYNRDAEELYYAGAPSGWDEPRLNKVPSLYAPNQYKANDYHDNEEDHPPAAGTTRGNSFVSQAMFV